Proteins from one Gossypium raimondii isolate GPD5lz chromosome 8, ASM2569854v1, whole genome shotgun sequence genomic window:
- the LOC105790995 gene encoding uncharacterized protein LOC105790995 isoform X13, which translates to MSKEKQQKIGIELSSSPFRWLYHYISKHQRRIVILSVDLGYALVDNPLPLYQPEFIGVQSSTFFRASSIQYLGMSYRLPSVAKACATSLALRDTYQNSILSNMQNLSFISFTRLLIFDLSSSTTFTLLMTVKASLSTKTFLKPNSSVKVTTCRHDCASTMVEFNTCSFGNFWALQILLQVYKG; encoded by the exons atgtCAAAAGAAAAGCAACAAAAAATAGGGATTGAACTATCTTCCTCTCCATTTCGTTGGCTCTACCATTACATCAGTAAACACCAGAGGCGAATCGTTATTCTCTCTGTTGATCTCGGGTATGCTTTAGTTGACAACCCACTCCCTCTGTATCAGCCTGAGTTCATTGGAGTCCA ATCTTCCACTTTCTTTAGGGCTTCTTCTATCCAGTATTTGGGGATGTCATACCGCCTACCCTCCGTCGCCAAAGCATGTGCAACTTCATTAGCTTTAAGAGATACATATCAAAATTCTATCTTATCAAATATGCaaaacctttcttttatttcctttactAGATTACTAATATTCGATTTATCCTCCTCTACAACCTTTACTCTCTTGATGACAGTTAAGGCGTCCCTTTCcacaaaaacctttttaaaacccaaTTCCTCTGTGAAGGTTACCACTTGCAGACATGATTGTGCTTCTACCATGGTTGAGTTTAACACATGCTCATTCGG CAATTTTTGGGCACTCCAAATACTACTCCAGGTATACAAAGG ATAG
- the LOC105790995 gene encoding uncharacterized protein LOC105790995 isoform X7: MSKEKQQKIGIELSSSPFRWLYHYISKHQRRIVILSVDLGYALVDNPLPLYQPEFIGVQSSTFFRASSIQYLGMSYRLPSVAKACATSLALRDTYQNSILSNMQNLSFISFTRLLIFDLSSSTTFTLLMTVKASLSTKTFLKPNSSVKVTTCRHDCASTMVEFNTCSFGHQCCLFAIPLHPFVYYWSVGLPISFSPVHH; the protein is encoded by the exons atgtCAAAAGAAAAGCAACAAAAAATAGGGATTGAACTATCTTCCTCTCCATTTCGTTGGCTCTACCATTACATCAGTAAACACCAGAGGCGAATCGTTATTCTCTCTGTTGATCTCGGGTATGCTTTAGTTGACAACCCACTCCCTCTGTATCAGCCTGAGTTCATTGGAGTCCA ATCTTCCACTTTCTTTAGGGCTTCTTCTATCCAGTATTTGGGGATGTCATACCGCCTACCCTCCGTCGCCAAAGCATGTGCAACTTCATTAGCTTTAAGAGATACATATCAAAATTCTATCTTATCAAATATGCaaaacctttcttttatttcctttactAGATTACTAATATTCGATTTATCCTCCTCTACAACCTTTACTCTCTTGATGACAGTTAAGGCGTCCCTTTCcacaaaaacctttttaaaacccaaTTCCTCTGTGAAGGTTACCACTTGCAGACATGATTGTGCTTCTACCATGGTTGAGTTTAACACATGCTCATTCGG ACACCAGTGTTGTCTCTTTGCCATACCGCTTCATCCGTTTGTGTACTACTGGTCAGTGGGACTGCCAATATCCTTCTCACCTGTTCATCATTAA